Within Salarias fasciatus chromosome 15, fSalaFa1.1, whole genome shotgun sequence, the genomic segment CACAGTAATTGTGTTCTCTAATGGCTAGGGATGGGTACCAACTGGATTTCTTTGGTACAACAGAGTACCgacacaatatttttttctcaagcaCAATATTTTTTCTCAAGACTGAGGAGTGCAGCATTTTAAACAGCTTCAGATCTACAGCTACAACTCATGCAATATGGCACTTTTAGCATGCAGGTGACTAGTCTGCTGCCAGCAGCAACATGGCATTTAAgatcacataaaaacacacaagagtACGGAAAATTGTTAACATTGCGTACCGGTACCAACTCTCAGGTAGGGAATTGGTACCCTGTCTTTTAAATGTGAACGGTACCCATCCCTATTAAAGACTGCAGTATGCTGTATTTTCACAGTCAAAGTCCATCCCAGACTGTGGTTCTTCATCTTACAAGGCAATATTTTGTGTTCACCATGGCTGTGTGGGaatttgatttttgtttacatttttttcatgtattttcattgatgacatatttattttttgtggacTCCATTCCTCCAGGATACCCCAGAGTTTGATTTAGTGTTTGACAACACTGTGGACAAGTGGGTGACCTGCTCATCAGCAGAAAAGTGCATGTTTGTCCAAATCTTGTACAATGCCTGTGAAAACTTTTGGAAGACCAAAATAAGCAGTTTTGGCATCTCTGGTAAGATCAACAAGGCAGGCCAACAAAGACGAGCAAGTCAACATGCTCCTCATGAGCTCTCAGTAGATTCCagcaaatatcacagaaacctGAGGCGCTATGATCCTCCTAAAAAGACGGAGTTCACCAACTGCCATTCCAAACTGACAGGAGGTAAAGTCATTGGACTAAAGTTTCTGATTTGGAAAATACTTTCAGCATGTCTGTAACTTGCTCaacttgtgttttcagatgCCTCCACTGTGAATCTGGTCATCTATCGCTGCAAAGCTTTCTTAAATCGCATGAAGAGCATGATAGCCATAAGCCAAAGTCATCACCAAGACCAGGTAAGACATTCAATTTTTCCAGACAGACACTGGTGATGGAAGTTGTCATTCATAAGGAATAAAGGAATATTTTCTTATATGCACAGAAATTCACAAACTCTGTGGCATGACTACAAAGTTTGGTATGCAAGTACAAGTACAAACCAAAACATTAAGGGCTGAGAAGTGAAGAAGAGATTAATGAGGCAGGCATGATGAGACAGACACTCCATATGAAAAGCGTGTTTTCCCAATGTGTGCATaggtttcctcccacggtccaaaaacatgcatatgagTAAACGTTGACCCTATATTGTCCCTGgttgtggatgtgtgtgtgtgtgtgtgtgtgtgtgtgtgtgtggtgtgtgtgtgtgtgtgtgtgtgtgtgtttgcccagTGATAGATTGATGAGCAAGCCTAAAGACGATAAGCTGTAGAGAAGATTATTGAATGGCAATATCGATTAATGATT encodes:
- the LOC115401529 gene encoding syntaxin-binding protein 6-like; its protein translation is MNIQSTINKEVFIPQGERLLVAVEVWRRQRKRMSFLPVGAKDYSTFICVSVTNTKPHQLLITKVKQFGGSSSFVRRSQWTVEQLQQVNGINPKKDTPEFDLVFDNTVDKWVTCSSAEKCMFVQILYNACENFWKTKISSFGISGKINKAGQQRRASQHAPHELSVDSSKYHRNLRRYDPPKKTEFTNCHSKLTGDASTVNLVIYRCKAFLNRMKSMIAISQSHHQDQ